One region of Drosophila teissieri strain GT53w chromosome 2L, Prin_Dtei_1.1, whole genome shotgun sequence genomic DNA includes:
- the LOC122611920 gene encoding pickpocket protein 19-like: QQQEQQPSRSSRLAQQLAQSAWQLALRFGKRTTIHGLDRLLCARASRWERFVWLCTFVSAFLGAVYVCLILSARYNAAHFQTVVDSTRFPVYRIPFPVITICNRNRLNWQRLGEAKSRFLANGSDSAQMELFELIVGGYDDAYFGHFQSFERLRNQPTELLSYVNFSQVVDFMTWRCNELLTDCLWRHHAYNCCEIFSKRRSKNGLCWAFNSLETEEGRRMQLLDPMWPWRTGSAGPMSALSVRVLIQPTKHWPGRRETGAMKGIDVMVTEPFVWHNNPFFVPANTETTLEIEPVIYFYDNDTRGVRSDQRECVFDDEHNSKDFKSLQGYVYMIENCQSECQQEYLVRYCNCTMDLLFPPGQYPSCRAQDLLCLAEHNDLLMYSHNPGEKAFVRNHFKGMTCRCFRNCYSLNYINDVRPAFLPPEVYENNSYVDLDVHYRFETIMVYRTSLVFGWVDLMVSFGGIAGLFLGCSLISGMELAYFLCIEVPAFGLDGLRRRWKARRQMDLGVTVSTTTPTLNFRQTTPSQLMENYIMQLKAERAQQQRANFQNWHRITFAQKHVIGK; the protein is encoded by the exons cagcagcaggagcagcagccatcGAGATCCAGTCGCCTGGCCCAACAGCTGGCCCAGTCCGCCTGGCAGCTGGCCCTGCGCTTTGGCAAGCGGACCACCATCCACGGCCTGGACAGGCTGCTCTGTGCCAGGGCCAGTCGGTGGGAGCGGTTCGTCTGGCTGTGCACCTTTGTGAGTGCCTTTCTGGGCGCGGTGTACGTGTGCCTGATCCTCTCGGCCCGCTACAATGCCGCCCACTTCCAGACTGTGGTGGATAGCACTCGGTTTCCGGTCTACCGCATACCCTTTCCGGTCATAACGATCTGCAACCGGAATCGCCTCAACTGGCAGCGCCTGGGCGAGGCGAAGTCCAGGTTCCTGGCCAACGGCAGCGACTCCGCCCAGATGGAGCTCTTCGAGCTGATTGTGGGCGGCTACGACGACGCGTACTTTGGGCACTTTCAGTCGTTCGAGCGATTGCGCAACCAGCCGACGGAGCTGCTCAGCTACGTCAACTTCAGCCAGGTGGTGGACTTCATGACCTGGCGCTGCAACGAGCTGCTCACGGACTGTCTGTGGCGCCACCACGCCTACAACTGCTGCGAGATCTTCTCGAAGCGGCGCAGCAAGAACGGCCTGTGCTGGGCGTTCAACTCGCTGGAGACGGAGGAGGGCAGGCGGATGCAGCTGCTCGATCCCATGTGGCCCTGGCGCACGGGGTCGGCGGGTCCCATGAGCGCCCTCTCCGTGCGCGTCCTCATCCAGCCCACGAAGCACTGGCCGGGGCGCCGGGAGACGGGTGCCATGAAGGGCATCGATGTCATGGTAACCGAGCCCTTCGTGTGGCACAACAATCCGTTCTTTGTGCCCGCAAACACGGAGACGACCCTGGAGATCGAGCCCGTCATCTACTTCTATGACAACGACACCCGGGGAGTGCGCTCCGACCAGCGGGAGTGCGTTTTCGAT GACGAACACAACAGCAAGGACTTCAAGTCGCTGCAAGGATACGTGTACATGATTGAGAACTGCCAGTCCGAGTGCCAGCAGGAGTACCTGGTGCGCTACTGTAACTGCACAATGGACCTGCTGTTTCCGCCGG GTCAATATCCGTCGTGTCGGGCGCAGGATTTGCTCTGCCTCGCCGAGCACAATG ACCTGCTCATGTACTCCCACAATCCCGGGGAGAAGGCGTTCGTGCGCAACCACTTCAAGGGCATGACCTGCAGATGCTTCCGCAACTGCTACTCCCTCAACTACATCAACGATGTCCGGCCCGCCTTCCTGCCGCCGGAGGTGTACGAAAACAACTCCTATGTGGACCTGGATGTGCACTACCGCTTCGAGACCATCATGGTCTATCGCACCAGCCTCGTCTTCGGCTGGGTGGACTTAATGG TAAGCTTCGGTGGCATAGCCGGTCTGTTTCTCGGCTGCTCCTTGATAAGCGGCATGGAATTGGCCTACTTCCTGTGCATCGAAGTGCCGGCCTTTGGACTGGATGGACTGCGTCGGAGGTGGAAGGCTCGACGGCAGATGGATCTGGGCGTAACCGTGTccacgaccacgcccaccttGAACTTCCGACAAACCACGCCCAGTCAGCTGATGGAGAACTACATCATGCAACTTAAGGCCGAAAGGGCGCAACAGCAGAGGGCCAACTTTCAAAACTGGCACCGCATTACGTTTGCTCAAAAGCATGTTATTGGCAAGTGA
- the LOC122611921 gene encoding pickpocket protein 19-like has translation MFVRSTGKESRAVAARIRRQDPNPLPPVNLKSDNQNAWTSLLDSYISRSHIHGLYMLFLPSMRRRMRVLWALALICACTVLLHVSYLLGERYHSKQFQTIVANAHAPIDHIAFPVVIICNKNRLNWSRLPEIKSLYNITPAQEELFDRILTAYDGFSFHNFNVFDPLVGESLDELNHLNFTQIVIHMSWRCDEILRDCYWQKAPRDCCKLFRPRRLPLGYCLAFNELEKRRGMETGLNSGLLLRLLQREAHHAPGNPGLKGFWLTVIESSVWFGFPIEVVPHIRTNVAVTAVYHYYDESTLSAPSSWRHCVMDYEEESEHFFTLEGQKYMLENCQAECQQRYLLRYCNCSVDLFYPPSDYPACRLKDLPCLASHNHLLQNFEQPGEQPYVHREMPGLVCECLYNCKSLSLLTDMRKSVLQPWLRSNFSAIESMWLNVFFKKPSMLVYKTNLIYTWVDLIVSFGGICQLCLGCSIISLIEFVFFALYKVPQFYWRRLMNEKRMQ, from the exons ATGTTTGTTCGCTCAACGGGAAAGGAATCGCGAGCTGTGGCGGCTAGGATACGGCGACAGGACCCAAATCCTTTGCCGCCAGTCAATCTGAAATCAGACAACCAAAATGCATGGACTTCACTGCTCGATAGCTACATATCCCGATCGCACATCCACGGATTGTATATGCTCTTCTTACCCTCGATGCGACGCCGTATGCG AGTCTTGTGGGCACTGGCCTTGATCTGCGCCTGCACCGTGCTGCTCCACGTGAGCTATTTGCTGGGGGAGCGATACCACAGCAAGCAGTTCCAAACGATCGTGGCCAACGCACATGCTCCTATCGACCACATCGCCTTTCCCGTGGTCATCATCTGCAACAAGAACCGTCTGAACTGGTCGCGGCTGCCCGAGATCAAGTCCCTGTACAACATCACGCCGGCGCAAGAGGAGCTCTTCGATCGCATCCTCACCGCCTACGATGGTTTCAGTTTTCACAACTTCAACGTATTCGATCCGCTCGTGGGGGAGTCCTTGGATGAACTCAATCACCTGAACTTCACGCAAATCGTGATACATATGTCGTGGCGATGTGACGAGATCCTCAGAGATTGCTACTGGCAGAAAGCGCCGAGGGACTGCTGCAAGCTCTTTCGACCCCGTCGCCTGCCCCTCGGCTATTGCCTGGCCTTCAACGAGCTGGAGAAGCGACGTGGCATGGAGACGGGCCTCAACTCGGGGCTACTGCTGAGGCTCCTGCAACGGGAGGCGCATCATGCTCCGGGCAATCCAGGCCTAAAGGGCTTCTGG CTAACTGTGATAGAGTCTTCAGTGTGGTTCGGTTTTCCCATCGAGGTGGTGCCCCACATCCGCACCAATGTGGCCGTTACAGCGGTGTACCACTACTACGACGAGAGCACCTTGAGCGCGCCCTCCAGCTGGCGGCACTGCGTCATGGACTACGAGGAGGAGAGCGAGCACTTCTTCACCCTGGAGGGCCAGAAGTATATGCTGGAGAACTGCCAGGCGGAGTGCCAGCAGCGTTACCTGCTGCGGTACTGCAACTGCTCCGTGGACCTCTTCTATCCGCCATCCGACTACCCCGCCTGCCGGCTGAAGGATCTGCCCTGCCTGGCGTCCCACAACCATTTGCTCCAGAACTTCGAGCAGCCCGGAGAGCAGCCCTATGTGCACCGGGAGATGCCCGGCCTGGTCTGCGAGTGCCTGTACAACTGCAAGTCCCTCTCCCTGCTGACCGACATGCGGAAGAGTGTCCTGCAGCCGTGGCTGCGCTCCAACTTCAGCGCCATCGAGAGCATGTGGCTCAACGTGTTCTTCAAGAAGCCGTCCATGCTGGTCTACAAGACCAACCTGATCTACACCTGGGTGGACTTGATTG TTTCATTCGGAGGCATTTGTCAGCTTTGCTTGGGGTGTTCGATTATCAGCCTCATAGAGTTCGTATTCTTTGCGCTGTACAAAGTACCCCAGTTTTATTGGAGGCGTTTAATGAATGAAAAACGTATGCAATGA